In a genomic window of Vanessa tameamea isolate UH-Manoa-2023 chromosome 31, ilVanTame1 primary haplotype, whole genome shotgun sequence:
- the LOC113399216 gene encoding PBAN-type neuropeptides-like, with protein sequence MSCFVDVTFIFIVFLSCVHTMAASDIIKDDELDKGAHSERGALWFGPRLGKRSLQFVDEDNSQAILKLLEAADAVKYYYNQMPYEMQADAPQAKVTKKVIFTPKLGRTTDNQEKRFENVEFTPRLGRKLAEKMAATSDDESYYPESVRMNMRSNYFSPRLGRNFNLANKLPRELIYDIYSEPQIRVARSLNRTKSSKL encoded by the exons atGTCTTGTTTTGTGGACGTTACTTTTATCTTTATCGTATTTCTGTCATGTGTACACACGATGGCCGCTAGTGACATTATTAAG GACGACGAACTCGACAAGGGCGCTCATAGTGAACGGGGAGCCCTGTGGTTTGGTCCGAGGTTGGGCAAGCGGTCACTTCAATTCGTCGATGAAGATAACAG CCAAGCCATTTTGAAGCTGCTTGAAGCGGCTGACgctgtcaaatattattacaaccAAATGCCGTACGAGATGCAAGCTGATGCTCCACAAGCTAAAG TTACTAAGAAAGTAATCTTCACACCAAAACTTGGACGGACAACCGATAACCAAGAGAAGAGATTCGAAAACGTGGAGTTCACACCAAGATTAGGGAGGAAGTTGGCGGAGAAGATGGCGGCCACGTCTGACGATGAAAG TTACTATCCAGAATCTGTCAGAATGAACATGCGTTCCAATTATTTCTCACCGAGACTCGGAAGAAACTTCAACTTAGCTAACAAACTTCCACGTGAACTCATTTatg ATATATATTCAGAGCCCCAAATAAGAGTCGCGAGAAGTTTGAACAGGACGAAATCGtcgaaattgtaa